The Eublepharis macularius isolate TG4126 chromosome 11, MPM_Emac_v1.0, whole genome shotgun sequence genome includes a region encoding these proteins:
- the RAB18 gene encoding ras-related protein Rab-18, protein MDEDILTTLKILIIGESGVGKSSLLLRFTDDTFDPELAATIGVDFKVKTISVDGNKAKLAIWDTAGQERFRTLTPSYYRGAQGVILVYDVTRRDTFAKLDNWLTELETYCTRNDIVKMLVGNKIDKENREVDRNEGLKFARKHSMLFIEASAKTCDGVQCAFEELVEKIIQTPGLWESESQNRGVKLSNHEEGYRGGACGGYCSML, encoded by the exons ATGGACGAGGACATTTTGACTACGCTGAAGATCCTCATCATTGGCGAGAGCGGCGTCGGCAAGTCCAG ccttctATTACGATTCACAGATGATACATTTGATCCAGAACTTGCAGCAACAATTG GTGTTGACTTCAAAGTGAAAACAATTTCAGTTGATGGAAATAAGGCTAAGTTGGCGATCTGG GATACTGCTGGTCAGGAACGATTTAGAACACTAACACCAAGTTATTACAGAGGAGCACAGGGTGTTATATTAG tttatgATGTCACAAGAAGAGACACTTTTGCTAAACTGGACAACTGGCTTACCGAATTGGAAACGTATTGCACAAGAAATGATATAGTTAAGATGTTAGTTGGAAACAAAATTGATAAG GAAAATAGAGAAGTTGACAGAAATGAAGGACTCAAGTTTGCCCGGAAACATTCCATGTTGTTCATCG AGGCAAGTGCAAAAACATGTGATGGTGTACAGTGTGCCTTCGAAGAACTTGTTGAGAAAATCATTCAGACtcctggactgtgggaaagtgagAGCCAGAACAGAGGTGTAAAGTTATCAAACCATGAAGAAGGCTATCGTGGAGGTGCCTGTGGGGGCTACTGTTCTATGTTATAA